The Acidithiobacillus ferrooxidans ATCC 23270 genomic interval CCGTCCAGCGGGGGCTGTGGCTGACGCCGGTCTCCGCGCAACGCGCCAGTTACAGTCCGATCATTTTCTTCCTCGGCATGGCCACCGCCCTGGGGCTGGGTTTTCTCTTGATCTGGAGCTTCTTTGGCCGGCCCCTGCGGCGTGTGCCGGCCTGGGCCTGCGGTTTTCCCGTCCGGACGCCGGCCATGCAGGATAGTTCACTGGGGTTTGCGCAACCCCTGCTGCGCATCTTCGCGCCGCTGTATCAGGCGGAACGGGAGGTAGACGGCGCCGGCCGCTGGCGAATGCGGATCGGAGAACCTTTATACCGTGGCTTCTATCAACCCCTGAGCCTTCTGGCCTTCTGGCTCTCGGCACAGGTGCTGCGCCTGCAGCAGGGCCGCATCACCCTGTATCTGCTCTACAGCTTCCTGACCCTGCTGATCCTGCTGGCGGTCTGGCGATGACCGGCATACTGCTGGAACTGGCACAGGTACTGCTGGTGGCATTTCTGGCGCCGCTCTTTGCGGGGATGCTGCGGGCCCTGCGGGCAATCCTGCAAAACCGGCGACCGGCAGGCTGCTGGCAGAACTACCGTGATCTGTATCGCCTGTTCCATAAAGAATCTCTGCAGGCGGAGGGCACATCCTGGCTCTTCCGCTTTGCCCCTTACGGGATTTTCGGGGCGTTCTGTCTGGCGGCGGCGATCATCCCCATCCTTGCCACCGGCCTGCCTCTGGCGCCGGCCGCCGACGTCATCGCCCTGGTGGGTTTGTTCGCCCTGGCCCGGGTTTTTCAGGTGCTGGCGGCCATGGACACGGGGACACCCTTCGCCACCCTGGGCGCCCATCGGGAAATGCTGATCGCCGGGCTCGCGGAGCCCGCCCTGCTGGCCACACTCTTTACGGCGTCCCTGCTCTCCCGGTCCACTTCGCTGAGCGTGATCGTGGCCCACCTGGAGCAACTGCGCTTCGCCCTGCACCCCAGCATGGCTTTCGCGGCCACCGCCTTTTTCATCGTGCTGCTGGCGGAAAACGCGCGGATTCCCGTGGACAATCCCGCCACCCACCTGGAACTGACCATGATTCACGAAGCCATGCTCCTGGAATACTCGGGACGGCATCTCGCACTCATGGAGTGGGGGGCGCAGATCAAGCTGACGCTCTATGTGGCCATCGGTATTGCGCTGTTCCTGCCCTGGGGTATCGTGCCCACCGCAGAAGTCGCGATGCTGCCCATGACCCTGCCAGTCCTGCTGCTGAAATTCGCGAGCGCCGCCGTGATCCTGGCACTGATCGAAACCCTGCTCGCCAAGCTCCGACTTTTCCGCGCCCCGGAGTTCATGGCCACCGCCTTTCTGCTCGGGGTCATCGGGCTTCTGACCTTTTTCATGCTGGGGGCATGACATGACCATCACCGCACAGGGACTCGCCTGGGGCATCCCCCTGCTGAGGCTCCTCGCCGCCCTCCTCCTGCTGCTCGCTTTCGCCATGCTGGCGCAACGGCGTCTCCTCACCCTGATCCATCTCCTGGCTTGGCAGGGAGTAGTCCTCGCGACCGGCACGGCGCTGGTGGCGCTGCTGACCGGGCAGACGGAGTTGTGGTTTTCCGCAGCTCTGACCCTGGGGCTGAAGGCCATTCTGATCCCAACGGTGCTGCACCGTCTGTTACGACGCCTGCAGGTGCGTGGCGACGTGGAGGCCGTGCTCAACATCCCCCTGACACTGCTCGCCGGCATCGCGCTGGTCATCTTTGCTTTCTCCCTTGCCGCCCCCATCACCGCCCTGACCGGCCCCGTGACCCGCGGCATGGTCGGCATTGCCCTCGCCGCCGTGCTGCTCGCTTTCCTGATGATGATCACGCGGCGCAAGGCCATTTCTCAGGTGGTGGGTTTTCTGGCCGTCGATAACGGTCTCTTCTTCGCCGCGACCAGCGCCACCCTGGGCATGCCGATGATCGTGGAACTGGGCGTAGCCCTGGATGCCCTGATCGGCTTCGTCATTCTCGGCGTGTTCTTTTTTCAGATACGGGAGACCTTCGACAGCATGGATCTCCAGAATCTGGAACATATCCGGGAGGAATGATGCTGATTCTGCTGGTTCTGGCTTGTGCGGCGATGGGCATCCCCCTGCTTGCCCTCTGGGGCGACGGACGCCGGGGGGCAGCGCTGTTCATCGGC includes:
- a CDS encoding formate hydrogenlyase, coding for MTITAQGLAWGIPLLRLLAALLLLLAFAMLAQRRLLTLIHLLAWQGVVLATGTALVALLTGQTELWFSAALTLGLKAILIPTVLHRLLRRLQVRGDVEAVLNIPLTLLAGIALVIFAFSLAAPITALTGPVTRGMVGIALAAVLLAFLMMITRRKAISQVVGFLAVDNGLFFAATSATLGMPMIVELGVALDALIGFVILGVFFFQIRETFDSMDLQNLEHIREE
- a CDS encoding respiratory chain complex I subunit 1 family protein gives rise to the protein MTGILLELAQVLLVAFLAPLFAGMLRALRAILQNRRPAGCWQNYRDLYRLFHKESLQAEGTSWLFRFAPYGIFGAFCLAAAIIPILATGLPLAPAADVIALVGLFALARVFQVLAAMDTGTPFATLGAHREMLIAGLAEPALLATLFTASLLSRSTSLSVIVAHLEQLRFALHPSMAFAATAFFIVLLAENARIPVDNPATHLELTMIHEAMLLEYSGRHLALMEWGAQIKLTLYVAIGIALFLPWGIVPTAEVAMLPMTLPVLLLKFASAAVILALIETLLAKLRLFRAPEFMATAFLLGVIGLLTFFMLGA